The genomic stretch GGCGAGGCATGGCTTTCCCCGGGCACGGTAACGCAGTAGCATGGCATTTAACTAATGTTTATGGCCATGCCTACACGGTGGCCGCTCAGATGCGCGCCCATGCGCCTGCCAGGCCGTCGATTTTCCAGGGTTTTTGGCCATGGAGGAAACCTCATCGATCCGTGATCGAACTGCATGGCGGGGAGATTTCGGCGACGAGTGCAGGCCAGGGCAAAGGCAGCAGGTTTACCGTGCGACTGCCGGTTGTCCCGGCGCCCGTAGCCGATGCGCCTGGGCCCGCCGCTGTCATAGCAAACCGCGTCAGCCAGCCGTTGCGAATATTGATCGTCGACGACAACCGGGACAACGCTGACTCGCTCGCCGTCATCCTGCGCATACATGAACACGAGGTCAGGACGGCTGAGGGTGGTCCCAGCGGATTGCAGGCGGCGACCGCATGGCCGCCCGATGTGATGGTACTGGACAATCGGCCTACCCGGAATGACCGGATACGACGTGGCCCACGAACTCAGAGCGTCGCCGCAAACCCGCGGCTCAGTATTGATCGCCCTGTCGGGTTTCGGCAGTGACGCGGACGTTGCCCGCTCGACAGAGGCCGGCTTCAGACAGCATCTGGTCAAGCCGGTGGATCCCGACCTGCTCATCGAACTGTTGCGCGACGTTGGCGTTTCCCGATAACCGTGCGACAACGTGACTAACAGAGGCACTGCAATGAATGCTATGACCGTTGAAGAAAGGATCCGTGCGCGCGCGTACGAACTCTGGCAACAGGACGGCGCTCTTGAAGGATGCGCAGACGAGTACTGGCACATGGCCCGTGTGCTCGTGGAAAAAGAGACGGCAATTCCAGACGCTGCGCGGAAGGTTGATCCGGAGGCCCAGGCCGAACAGTGATCGGCCCTCCGGTATCTGGCATTTGTGACCCAACGCCCATAGAGTGAAAATCTGCGTGCAACCCACGCCAGGACTGGTTTCCAAGGTCATGTACCTGCGTGAGAGCTGTCGAACAAGTGCCGATCTCTGACCGGTTCATCTACGCCCTCGGTCATTGCTGAAGCCCGCACACCCTTCGCGGGATCACGAGGGCCGGATTTCTAAGCTATGGACGGCTGTCCTGAATTTACTTTGGAGAGCGTGCAAAAGTTGGGGAGGTCGATTTCGTGAGGCATCCCTGGCTCACGGCACGATTGCACGGTCTGTGCTGTCCGCTGGCGCGCCTGCTGACACTGGCCCGATGCATTTTCCACTACCCGAGTCGGCAATCTTGAGCGCCGAGATGCGACGCGGCGAGAATTCCCCGTTCAGAACCGCTAACCTGACCTGCACCATGGGGTATTCGTCCTTCGGGTGCAAAAAATGGCGGTCGCGGGGCGCGGAGCTACCTATGGCAAGGCTTCGCAAATATGCGAGTCGCGACAGATTGGGCGATCCGCAAGTCATTGATAAGGCGGCATTTTTCGATCCTAACCGCCAGAATTTGCACCAAAAGGACGATTACCCCGATGTCGGGACCACATCGGCACGTGTCTGTCCGCTGTTTCGTGGCGTGGGTCGGGAGCTGGATTCGGCAATGCGATCCAGAAGTCTTGAACGCGGTGTTGGCCGTTGTGGCCGGGATGCGCCGTGAGCCGGGCTTTCCAGGTTACTTCATTGACTTCATGCGGGCAGCTAGCTGTTTCGCCCGGATTTCTTCCTATCACATGACACTTCGATGAAAGTTGTGCACAGAAAAAGTGGATGAAGCTGTGGACAACTTGTAGTGGAAGGCCTGTAAGGGTTTGATTGCAGGCGGGTTTGTTGCATTGCGCTATGAAATGGCGTGTGGCCTGAACGAGGCCAGAAACCAACGATCTGTTCGGAAAGGTGATAAAAACAACTGTCAAGCAAAACAGGGCCGCGGATCGGCTGTCCAACTGCCCCGTGCTGACTATCGACGATCTCCGCAGGCCTTGGCAGCCATCTGGGCATAGATATCGTTGTTGACTCCCTGAAGAGACCGCAGCAGGCAGGCGTAGTAGCCTTTCTCGGCATCGCTCATCATTGACGACTGCCGGTAAAGCTTCAGACACGCATTCTGCATGATCTGAAACACGAGCATACTGCCGGTGCTTCGCGCCGATTGTGCGACACACTGGCGAAACGCATTGTCGTTGTCCTGTCCGTCAAATTCATCCGCCCGTGCCGAGCTGCTGACGCACGTAGCCAGCACGAGCGCGATGCACAGACTTCGCATGATTTCTCCCAATGCCGTCAACTCGCTGAGCGATGGCCAACCACAGATGGCGAATTTTGACCGGCGACAGATCGGCAGGGTACGTTTTCCACAATCTGGTTAAGCTAGCAGCAAGCTTCGCTCGTCTATGTCGTCATGGGCTGGTGGTTTCTTTCTTCACTTTGGTTGATCCCGGTAGAAGCGACCATGTAGGCGGAACGTGTCGGACACTGCACGGTATCCGACGACAACAAAGGCCCCGTCGATCCAATCTCTGCTCCTTGTTGCGTCGGCGGTATTTTCGCTGTGCTGCCGCCGCGACGCCGACGAAGACTTGCATACAAGCACGAAAAGGATCACCCCATCCTATGCGAGGAAAAAGGTTGCGCAATGCACGAAGGATATCGCGTCAAGGCGACAGCACCTGTCCTTGCCGCACATAGGTACCCCATCATCCAGCGCTTTTACCAGAGGCCGTTCGAGGTTCATCCCGAACTCGAGAACGTGTTCAACGTTGTACCCGACAGATCGCGGCGTCTAGGCCCTGTTCTGGAGCGTATGTGCGCTACGTGTGAAATGCCGCATCAGCGCCGTCTCGATGTGGGCGTCGTAGCCGAGTGCCACAATGGCCTTCTTCATGCAAGTCAACCAGGCTTCAACTTCCGCTGGCCCAATCTCGATATGCTCGTGCATGTATTGCAGGCTCGCGTGCCCCATTCGCTCGACATAGTACTGCGGGCCGCCGAAGTAGCCCGACAGGAACTCGAACTGGGCCTGGCGCACGTGCCCAAGCCCGAATCCCTTTAAATGCAGCGCATGAATGCTCGCACCGTCGGGCTCGGTTTCGATGATGTCGTAGAACGTTTCGACGAGGCGCGCAACCGCCGCTTCGCCGCCGATCATCTGGTGCACCGATTGGCGTTTTGTCTCCACGATGTCCTCAGGTTTAGTGGGTTCCTGCGGTGCCCTGCATGATGACCGTCCCGCGCTCGCCGACGCGACGTTGAGCATCCTCGGCCTCGCGCAACATACTCACTTCGGCCGCCGACGTGCGCGTGCTCACTGGCGCCGACGATTCGCCGGCGGAGAGCGCCATTTTCTCCGGATCGCCAACGGTGCTGCGCGACGGCGAATCGGCGCTGAAACAGTAGATCAGCGGACAGCGCGTCGTTCGGGTCGACGTGTGTGCGTCCATGATAGGCGAACACGCATCGCGCCAGCCTCTCCCTGAAGAGGTAGGCGGGAATACCCCGGGCGGCTCGGTGAAAGGGTCGTCACGGCCGGCGCAGACGTGCAATATGGTGCGTACCGGCATGTGATCACCAACCGTGCGCATTTGCTTGAGACCCGCTTGCGTGCGGGACAGGCAGACGTCGACGCGGTGGTGTCCGATAAGCGCGGCGGGCCGAACTTCCCGACTGCAAAACAGGTTGGATACAGGTCGCCGATAGGACTGTTGTTCGACAGGCCGTGCGTGGTGCCGATCCTGCAGCAAGAACGCGCAAGGCATCCGTCGTCGATCGTCGACCCGAAACGGGGTGATTTCTCGCGCGCCGGGCCCAGGCCACCCCGATGCGCTTTATGCGTCATGGCACGAGGGGACTGGCACGCTGCCACGGACTCACAACAGGGCCGCTTGCTGCAGAAGTTCCAGCGCTTTCAATTCGTCCAATCGACCCGTGCGTGCTTTACCTGCCAGCGTCTTGATCAATGCTTCCGCTATTGGTTCAATACCGTGAAGATTGTCCACGCTGGTCACGGTAGCGAAGGGGACCGGTACCGGGTTTCGCTGCGGTATTGCGGAGGCGGGGAGCGACTCAAGGGTTGCCGGTGTGGCTGCCGGTGCCTCGTCATTACGTTCTTCAGGTGAGCGGCCGGCGAGCTCGTCGGGGAAATCATTGACATGAGCTTGCGGGCTGACGACGATCGTCTCCTGCTCTCCTGCGGCATCCGCCAAAACAGGCGAGGGGCTTTCCGAATCGCCCAGGTCGCCCGCACGTGAGCGCGTCGTGTGCGCCTTCGCTTTGGCGAGCTTCTTCCCTGGCGCGCCATCGTCTGTTGCAATCGCAAGCGGCTCGTGTTGTTGAACGGATACGCGACCGCGCGAAGCAGGGGTAAGCATGTGCGACACCGACTCTGGAATGTCGGCTTCGGAGCGCGGCGTGTCCAGCCAGCCAGGTGGCAAACCCAGTCGATCCGTGAACCGGTTTGCTTCGAGACTGTCCATGCGTTTCTTGCCATGTAGCCGATCGGCTATGTTGAATCCGCTCATCTCCATGACCACGCCAAGTCTTACTTTCGATCCATTGCGACTCGTGAGAACGTGGAGGTTAGCGCGTCGGATGTTTTCTACCTCGGCGCTGTCGCTCAATGCCAGCGGTTGCTGTTGGGGCGTTTTAGGAGACGCCCTGTCTTTCGAAGGCGAAGCTTTGAGCGGCGCATGAGGTTCAGGCTGTTCGGGCATTTCGCTTCGACTGTTCTTGACGGCTCTGGGCGACCCGCCCGCTACTTTCTTTGGCATTTGCGCTTCCTGGGACAAACTATCTTTAGGAAATGGTTGCTGGTCGACGTTCAGGGCAGAAGCCGGCTTAAGTGCTTCCGACTCCACGTCGGGTCCGTCGTCCGTTTGAATGAAGTCGAGCGGTGACTTCAGGCGTGCAATGGTCTCGGCCGCGAGCGCAGGATTGGGCTGGTCAAAAAAGCCATGCGGTAACCCAAGCGTGGTTTCCATGTGAAAGGCAGTCTCGGGCGTAAACCTCTCGCCCTTCATCAGTTCGCCCACGCGCGTTATGTTCGATTCGAGTGCTATCGCGATATTCTCTGCGCCTACCGCATCGACCAGAAACTGAAACGATCGTGTTTTGAAAATGGAGGCAGTCTGGGCGGAGTCGCGGGGAGGCGCCTTCACGTATGGTGGTCCCTGCCGGTTCGGCGGAGATTTACTTTCGTGGCGAGGATGGTGTTGGCCGTTGTCCCGGGATCCCGCATATCGCCCGCGGGCTTGACTCATAAAGTACGGCTCCATGCCATGTTGATATTCTGGGTATCCTGATTATAGAGGAGGCGAAGTTGTCATCTGATGCGTCAGTCGCTTCCCATTGATGAGAGAAACCGGTCGCGTGCCTCTCAGGATCTTCCCCCCGAGTGGCTCACTGGCGGTAGGACCTCAGCGCAGCGCTTGCAGACGGCGTTGGCAACGTTTGTCATCGCCACCGCGTCGATAGCTCTGCATGGCCTTGGTGCGGTCCGGGACAACGCTCCTGTCTTCTGCACCCCATACGCCCTCCCAGAAAAGTCCGAGACTGTGCGCTGAGGCTTTGTGTCCAAGTTCAATGGCCTGCTCATACAGCGAACGCGCACGGCTCACATCCACCTGCATACCCCGCCCAAGCCGTGCGCTGTCGGCCAGCGCGGCGGCGGCCAAGCCGCGCAGACGATCCTCTGCGGTTTCATCCTTCATCACGTCTTCAAGAATCGCGTTGTCTCTCTCAAAGTCCGCCTCCCCTCCGGTTGGTGTGACGAGGGAGATGGCCATTGCCGTTCGCCAGGCCGGATGGCGGTTCGCGCCAACGCGCTCCAGTAACCAGCGGCCCAGATAGGGTGCATGGCTTAACGTGCTGGTGAGAAGGGCGTTTGCGATTGCGGCGAGCGACTCCGGTGACAGGAATCCAGTCTTGTTTGCCGCAATGACGTGGCGGGAGAACTTTTCGACATCCAGTGTAGGGTCGGCGCGGCGCAACTGATGCCATTCGCGCTCGATTGCTCCGACCCAGCTTTCCATTTGCATGGTGAGCGATCCCGTGGTGAAGAATGCACCTGATTCTAGCTCACCTTTTGCCGATTGCAACCTGCGGATCTAGCGCGCCTTTAGTCGCAAACGAGTCTGCGCCAATGGTGCTCTGAATGCACTGGATCCGCAAAGCCTGCGATGCACCGGTTTAAGAAGTTGTTGAATGAGTGATCATGGAGGTATAGATATTTGAGTATTTATACCTCCGGATATGGCACAATCCTGGCAAAGCGGGCGACGGCGCGCAGGCTGTACGCCGCGTGGTTCGATTCATCCGTCCCGCCCGAGCGCAACACGACGTTACAGAAGGGGAGTCCGATTCACGATGGCCGATGCATTCGAACTCGTTGCGCTGGCGCTGCCCGGCGACACCGCCCCCGAGTCACTGCCCGCGACCGTCCGGCAGTTCGTTGCCGAGTGCTGGCCCGGCATGAGCCGGGGGCAACTCGTGGCCCGCGCGCGGCGCCTGGCGTTGCGCCCGTCGCTGCGAGCCTGCCGCGCGAGCGCGCCCGGCGAAATTGGACTCTTCGCGCTCACGATTACGGTCGGCACACAGATCGTGTCGCTGGTCGCGCATCTGCGCCGTGTCGCGACGCGCCGCGCATCCGCGCGCCAGCGCAAGGTGGCCGCCGCGTCGCGGCCGCCCGCGCGCGATCCGCGCCAGGCGTCGCTGTTCTGAAGGCGCGCACATGGGCCGTCCCCGCATCAAATGGAACGACGCGCAGCTACGCGCGATCATGGGCGCGCTCGCCGCGCTCGATCGGGATTTCCCGCTGGACAACACGCGTTTTCTGGACGGGCTGGTCGCGACGGTGCGTGCGATCACGGGCCGCGTCTATGGCGCGATGACGTACGGCCGGCTGCTGCGGGATGTCGCGCCGCAGTCGGGTGTCGCCCGGCGGCCGAGCACGCCAACCATCCAGGCGGCGGTGCTGCGCGCACAGGCCCTCGAGCACGGCGCGGTCGAGGCCGCAGCTGAAGCGACGGCGCTGGTCCCGGTCGCGTCACGTTTCGCGTCGACGGGTGGAAGCATGATGCGCCTTGCGGCAGCACAGGGCGGGGCAGGCGAAGAAGCCGGCTATCCCATCACCCTCAACGCCGATGCACTGCGCGGGGCGCTGGCGCCGCTGGTGCGCGAGCTGCTGCGCGAGAGCATCGCGCCTGTGCATGCGCTGCTCGTCCAACCGGGGAAGTCCGCCGTTGCTGGCGACGGGGACGGGCGCCAGCCGCAGCGGACGACGGCGGCGCTCGAGGATGCGCACGCGCGGATCCGCCAGCTGGAAAAGGAAATGGGGGAGCTACGCCGCGAACTCGGCGCCGCGCAGGCCGCGCGCGATCTCGCGGGTGAACACGTCAATGCCATGCTCGCGGACCTGCGCGAGACGATCGCGGCGTCGGGTCGGGATGCGGAGTTGCTCGCCCGGGCGGCCGGGCAGCTCGCCGGGACCGAGAACTTCCTCAAGGCGCAGAACGACACCGTACGGCTGCAGGTGTCTGCCGAAGCGGAAGCGCTGCGCACGCAGAACCGGCAGCTGCGCGAGCGGATCGACCACCTCATTGTCGACAACGACCAGTACCGGCGCGCGATCGCCAGTCGTGGGACGGAGCGTAGCTGATGTCCCAGCCATTCGTTGTTGCCGAACGGTTTACGGGAACGCTGTCGCGCGACGTGTTGCGGGAAGCAGACTGCGTGAAGGACGCGCTTCCGGCGACGGCGAGGGCTTCCGCGGTGGCGCGAAACAGGCGGGCGGTCCGGCCAACGGAGGTCAGCTGGCCGCGCTGTGCTCAGAACCCGACACCGACGCCGACGCCCACCCCACCGCCGAGGCTGCCGCCTCCCACTACCACGCCGATGGTGGGGCCCGGCGCGTAATAGCCTGGGCCGTACGCGGGATCGCTGTATCCGTACGGCGGAGCAGCCACGCATCCCGAGACGGCAGCCGCTAGTGCCAAGATGCCGAAAAGTCTGAGCATGATCGTCTCCCGTGCGCGAATTGCGCACCAAGACCTGATCCTGTTTCCGGACGGATCAGTCGGGCTTCCAGCGTACACCTCACGAACGCGGTGTTCGCGGCACTGATCGTCGGCGCGATCATAGCGATCGTTTCGGGCCACGCGGGCTTCAGGCATCAACCGCCGTTCGAGGAAGCCGCAGGCGTTTCGACCGACAACGTTCCGCTGCGCCGCGATCCGACTCGCGCGACGCTCTCGGGCCGCGCCGTTCGCTGATCGCAGGAGCGCGGCTAGAGGCCGAGCGGATCCCGTGGAGAGCATCATGGCATTGCGCGCAATTACTCACGTTACCTGTCCGTGCGGACACTGCGGCTCGATAGTCGAAAGCCGGTACGACGATTCCCGTTCGCATTGGTATCTCGCGACACTGCGGGATCTGTCGCACAACGGGCTCTATGACGGCCTCGATTCTCTCTTTTCGGAAAACACGCCGTCGTGTCCGGCGTGTGGGCAATCGTTGGGACCGGAATACGTCACGCGGCGCGAATATCGTGCCTTCAAGGACGCGCGTGAAGGGCACGAGAGCGCGCGTCGGACTTGAAGTTGACGTGGCTGCGGGCACTTCCCGGTTGAAAAGGAAGTTGTCGCTCTTGCGGTACAGCGATTGCGCTTACATGGGAGCCACAAACTTTCGAGGAGTGAACCATGACGCATACGCCTGTTGAGCAACGCGCGCCGGACGAAAAACCCGACGACGCTATTGACCAGACAATCGAAGACACCTTTCCTGCAAGCGATGCACCGGCGACGGGTGGAGCGACGCGGATCGAGGATGAGGAAGACAGTGACCCGTCCGGCATCGATCCGGACGAGGACGTCCCCGAAGAAGACACTCCCGGTGAGCCGTCACCTGGCGATGTTCCACCCGACGAGGTTGCACCTCAAGGGAAGAAGTAACGCAGTGCGCGGCCACACGAGATGCGGTCGCGCCAATCTCATCAAGCGCCGATTTTCTGGAATGCTGATCTTTCTTACCTGTAGCATCTACACGAGACGTCATGCCCACTTCTTTCAGGAAAGCCGGTTTATCTCGGGCTACGGCCGGAGCGGTCGCAGCCACGGCGGTCGCCGGTGCAGCCACCGCGCTGTGGGTTTTGCATCGGGCAAGGAAAGCCGAACGCGATAATCCCCCAATAGGCCGCTTTATCGAAGTGGACGGTATTCGACTCCACCTCATCGACAAAGGGAAAGGACCAGCCGTCGTGTTGCTGCACGGGAACACCGTCCAGTTACAGGATTTTGTCGGCTGCGGTTTGATTGACCGGTTAGCCGAACATCACCGGGTGATCGCATTCGACCGCCCGGGATTCGGACACAGCGAGCGTCCGCGAGATCGCCTCTGGACCGCGCAAGCCCAAGCCGCGGTCATTCGGCGGGCACTCGTGCAAATCGATGTGAAGCAGCCTGTCGTGGTCGGGCATTCGTGGGGCACTTTGGTCGCACTCGGCCTGGCAACAGAATTTCCGACGGATGTGAGGGGCCTCGTGCTGATTTCAGGCTATTACTATCCGTCGGCCCGCATGGATGTGGCGCTGGCGACACCGGCGGCGCTTCCGCTATTAGGCGACGCGTTGCGCTACACGGTTTCGCCGCTAACCGGTCGCGTCATGCTACGGCGCAGCGTGGAGGCGATGTTCGCGCCCGCGCCGATGCCCGACAGGTTTTTCGATGTCGTGCCCCGTGAAATGTTGTTGCGTCCCGTGCAGATCCGGGCAGCGGCAGAGGACGCCGCGTTCATGATCCCGTCCGCAGCACATTTTTGCACTCACTACGCCACGCTAAAAATGCCAGTGAGTCTCTTCGCCGGCGACGGCGACAAGGTCGTCGCCCCCGAAGCGCAGTCCGTCCGGCTGCATCGGGATCTGCCACACAGCGACCTGACTGTGATGCCCGGAGCGGGGCATATGGTCCACTACGCGCTGGCTAATGAAATCAGCAACACGATTGATCGTATGAGCGTCGATCCGGATACGAAAAAGATCGAATCTCACATGTCCGTAGACGACGTTCCCCTGACGGTTGCTGATTGAGCAGTTCTGTCTCGCTGCCTGGATTCATGCTGGATCACTCGCATCACGCTGCACTCATCCCGGGTGCAGTTCCGAAATTCAATCAAGGAACAGTCATGCCTACGAAGACCCTCAAGGATTTGTTTATCCACTCGCTATCGGATATCTATAGCGCCGAAAAACAGATGACGAAGTCTCTGCCCAAGATGGCACGCGCGTCGAACAACCCGGATCTCAGAGCCGCATTCGAGAAACACCTGGAAGAGACTCAGGGGCAGGTTCAACGGATCGACCAGATTGTCGAGACGAGTGGAATCAAGCTCAAGCGCGTCAAGTGCGTCGCAATGGAAGGTCTTGTCGAGGAAGGGCAGGAGGAAATCGACGAGATCGAGAAGGGCCCTGTCCTCGATACGGCGCTTATCGCCGCCGCTCAAAAGGCCGAGCACTATGAAATCGCCTCCTACGGTTCGCTGATCGCAATGGCCAAACAGCTGGGAGAAGCAGAGACGGTGAAACTACTGGCTGAAACGTTGAAGGAAGAGAAGGCGACGGACGAGGCGCTTTCGTTGCTGGCAGAAGAGAAGTTGGCAGCAGAAGCAATGGGCAAGTAACGGGTCGATGCGGTTAGCCCTACCTCTAACAGGTATCGAACGACGCTTATCCCAACACGGAGTATCAAATGTTCTTTTATTCGCCACAGCAGATTGCGGATCTTCATAAAGCCAATTACCAGTCATTCGTCAATCTGACTGGAAAATACATGAACGGACTTCAGGAACTCGCGGAACTGAATGTTCAAACGATCAGGACAATCATTGAGGAGAGCAATAATTTCCCGAAGGACGACGTCACCGAAAACGTCGACAATCTTCCGGAATGGCAATCCAGCATGCTGACCCAGCTTCCCGGAAAGGCGGCTTCCTATAATCGCCATTTACACACGATCATTCTGTCGACGGGTGCCGAAGTCGCGCGAGAGGTCCGACGCCAGTACGAAAGTCGTGGTGGCCAGGTCAACGCGATGTTCATCGAGGCGATAGAAAAAGCGAACGCGGCGTCGACAAGAACGGCTGAAACGCTGGAGAACACTATTGCAAAGGCAGCGCAGGACGCGCTCAGCACCACGGTTAAAGACGCAGTGGAAAGCGCTTCATCGGATGGCGTTTCGCAAACAGCGAAGGCGACGGGCGACTTCAAGGCCGGGGGCGAAGCGATGCTGCCCCAGCCCAATAAATCCGGCAACAAGCGCTAAGCGACAGATCTTTCCCGTGCAGGATCTGGATGCAAGCAAACAAGACCCGCTGAAGGCGGGTCTATTTTGCAAGCATGCGATGCGCGACCGTTAACCGACAAGAGCATCATGAATAATTCCAACCCGTTTCTATTCGCACAGGACCTGACGTTCGCGCTTTTTATACGAGGACCTGTGGAAGCGACTACAAGTTTTTTTTGCGGAATCATCCCAGAGTACGCTTCGGCCGATCCGGAGCCGTCTCACTGTGATGAGCAATGCGCAGATTCGCCGACGAGGCCATCGCTACCGAGAGCGCCGGCTGAGTCCGTCTGGCTGCATAAGACGTTTCGGGGAAAGGCGGGAGCGCGAAACTACAAAGTTTATGTTCCGACTTCGTACGGTCGCGAACCACTCCCGATGATCGTCATGCTCCATGGGGCCAACCAGGATCCTGACGATTTCGCCACCGGGACAAGGATGAATATTCTGGCCGAGGAGGCGCGATACATCGTCGTTTATCCGGAACAACCGCAAAGCGCCAATGCCGCGAGATGCTGGAACTGGTTTCGTCCAGGCGACCAGGTTCGCGAGTCGGGCGAAGCGGCGCTCATTGCCGAGCTCACTCGCGAGGTGATGTCCACGTATAACGCGGATTCCACCCGCATCTACGTGGCCGGCATGTCGGCTGGGGGCGCAATGGCAGTCAATCTTGCCGTCACTCATGCCGATCTTTACGCGGCCGCCGGGATTCACTCCGGGATACCCTACGGAACTGCAGATGACGCATTGTCCGCCATGTCCGTGATGAATTACGGGTCGACCGATTTTCAATTTGAACTGTTGCAGAAAAAGTCGGGGCAACGCGCCTACACACCTCTGATCGCTTTTCACGGCGATCAGGACAATGTCGTGCATCCCCGCAATTGTGACGAGCTAATGCGCATGAACCGCATCTTCGCACTCTCGCAAGAAAGCACGCCGTCTCAAGTCACGACATTTGCGCCAGAGGCGGACGGGATCTATGGGCATATGCGTTGTCTTTCATGCGACGACACGGGCGAGGTGATCGGAGAGCAATGGATTATTCATGGTCTCGACCATGCGTGGTCCGGCGGCGACAGCGCGGGAAGCTACACCGACTGTAATGGACCGGATGCATCTCGCGAAATGCTTCGCTTCTTCGATTCGGTCAAGCTAAATACCGGCGAGGACCGGGAGGTCTCGGCCTGATCGAAC from Paraburkholderia hospita encodes the following:
- a CDS encoding YciE/YciF ferroxidase family protein; protein product: MPTKTLKDLFIHSLSDIYSAEKQMTKSLPKMARASNNPDLRAAFEKHLEETQGQVQRIDQIVETSGIKLKRVKCVAMEGLVEEGQEEIDEIEKGPVLDTALIAAAQKAEHYEIASYGSLIAMAKQLGEAETVKLLAETLKEEKATDEALSLLAEEKLAAEAMGK
- a CDS encoding group II truncated hemoglobin, giving the protein METKRQSVHQMIGGEAAVARLVETFYDIIETEPDGASIHALHLKGFGLGHVRQAQFEFLSGYFGGPQYYVERMGHASLQYMHEHIEIGPAEVEAWLTCMKKAIVALGYDAHIETALMRHFTRSAHTLQNRA
- a CDS encoding SEL1-like repeat protein, which encodes MQMESWVGAIEREWHQLRRADPTLDVEKFSRHVIAANKTGFLSPESLAAIANALLTSTLSHAPYLGRWLLERVGANRHPAWRTAMAISLVTPTGGEADFERDNAILEDVMKDETAEDRLRGLAAAALADSARLGRGMQVDVSRARSLYEQAIELGHKASAHSLGLFWEGVWGAEDRSVVPDRTKAMQSYRRGGDDKRCQRRLQALR
- a CDS encoding response regulator; the protein is MAHELRASPQTRGSVLIALSGFGSDADVARSTEAGFRQHLVKPVDPDLLIELLRDVGVSR
- the phaP gene encoding TIGR01841 family phasin (Members of this family are phasins (small proteins associated with inclusions such as PHA granules). Note that several different families of phasins have been named PhaP despite very little sequence similarity to each other.), with protein sequence MFFYSPQQIADLHKANYQSFVNLTGKYMNGLQELAELNVQTIRTIIEESNNFPKDDVTENVDNLPEWQSSMLTQLPGKAASYNRHLHTIILSTGAEVAREVRRQYESRGGQVNAMFIEAIEKANAASTRTAETLENTIAKAAQDALSTTVKDAVESASSDGVSQTAKATGDFKAGGEAMLPQPNKSGNKR
- a CDS encoding VF_A0006 family four-cysteine protein, whose amino-acid sequence is MRSLCIALVLATCVSSSARADEFDGQDNDNAFRQCVAQSARSTGSMLVFQIMQNACLKLYRQSSMMSDAEKGYYACLLRSLQGVNNDIYAQMAAKACGDRR
- a CDS encoding DUF2934 domain-containing protein; the encoded protein is MNAMTVEERIRARAYELWQQDGALEGCADEYWHMARVLVEKETAIPDAARKVDPEAQAEQ
- a CDS encoding extracellular catalytic domain type 1 short-chain-length polyhydroxyalkanoate depolymerase, encoding MNNSNPFLFAQDLTFALFIRGPVEATTSFFCGIIPEYASADPEPSHCDEQCADSPTRPSLPRAPAESVWLHKTFRGKAGARNYKVYVPTSYGREPLPMIVMLHGANQDPDDFATGTRMNILAEEARYIVVYPEQPQSANAARCWNWFRPGDQVRESGEAALIAELTREVMSTYNADSTRIYVAGMSAGGAMAVNLAVTHADLYAAAGIHSGIPYGTADDALSAMSVMNYGSTDFQFELLQKKSGQRAYTPLIAFHGDQDNVVHPRNCDELMRMNRIFALSQESTPSQVTTFAPEADGIYGHMRCLSCDDTGEVIGEQWIIHGLDHAWSGGDSAGSYTDCNGPDASREMLRFFDSVKLNTGEDREVSA
- a CDS encoding alpha/beta fold hydrolase, whose product is MPTSFRKAGLSRATAGAVAATAVAGAATALWVLHRARKAERDNPPIGRFIEVDGIRLHLIDKGKGPAVVLLHGNTVQLQDFVGCGLIDRLAEHHRVIAFDRPGFGHSERPRDRLWTAQAQAAVIRRALVQIDVKQPVVVGHSWGTLVALGLATEFPTDVRGLVLISGYYYPSARMDVALATPAALPLLGDALRYTVSPLTGRVMLRRSVEAMFAPAPMPDRFFDVVPREMLLRPVQIRAAAEDAAFMIPSAAHFCTHYATLKMPVSLFAGDGDKVVAPEAQSVRLHRDLPHSDLTVMPGAGHMVHYALANEISNTIDRMSVDPDTKKIESHMSVDDVPLTVAD